In one Nitrososphaera viennensis EN76 genomic region, the following are encoded:
- the trxA gene encoding thioredoxin: MSAAGDDDELEAIRQKKMAELQKVAAERQALSAITQPVHLTDSNFSSETARYPLLLVDFWAPWCGPCRMVAPVIDQLAKEYAGKVVFGKVNVDENPVISNTFGIASIPTMMVFKGGKVVDVMIGAMPKGQIEMKLKQHLGSSGSSSSSIYG; the protein is encoded by the coding sequence GTGTCAGCAGCAGGCGACGACGACGAACTAGAGGCGATAAGACAGAAAAAGATGGCAGAGCTGCAAAAGGTAGCCGCCGAGAGGCAGGCACTGTCCGCGATAACGCAGCCCGTCCACCTCACAGACTCTAACTTTTCCAGCGAGACGGCAAGGTACCCACTCTTGCTCGTGGACTTTTGGGCGCCCTGGTGCGGCCCATGCAGGATGGTGGCCCCAGTCATCGACCAGCTGGCCAAAGAGTATGCCGGCAAGGTCGTGTTTGGCAAGGTAAACGTCGACGAAAACCCCGTAATCTCTAACACGTTTGGGATTGCAAGCATACCGACCATGATGGTGTTCAAGGGCGGCAAGGTGGTCGACGTGATGATAGGCGCGATGCCAAAGGGGCAGATAGAGATGAAGTTAAAACAGCACCTTGGCAGCAGCGGATCATCATCGTCATCAATATACGGCTAG